The proteins below come from a single Azospirillum sp. B510 genomic window:
- a CDS encoding IS66-like element ISAzs18 family transposase translates to MPATAEPLPTDIETLRAIIAAQAAELAAERRCREASEAELAAAKAGLVAKALEVEKLKIQLARLRRMQFGRSSEKIDREIDQLELALEDLEAAAAAEGMPADPAEPRAPSAESRAQAGRRKLPEHLPRTEIVHAPFEACPSCGGALRPVGEDVREVLDYIPARFTVIRHVRPALSCRCCEGMVQAPMPSLPIERGLPSAGLLAHVLIAKYCDHLPLYRQSAIYAREGVELERSLLADWVGKAAALMAPLAEAIGRHVLAGSVLHADDTPVPVLDPGRGTTKTGRLWVYLRDERPHAGQGPPAVLYRYTPDRKGEHPQRELAGFRGHLHADGYGGFDALYEAKGGKPAAVAEVACMAHVRRKFFDEHTETGSPLAADALKRIGRLFDIERPLTGQPAEDRRRIRQAEARPVLDELATFLDAALVRIPGKGDLAKAIRYARSRWTALTRYVDDGRLENSNNAAERAIRPLAIGRRNWMFAGSDAGGERAAAIYTIVESAKLNGLDPQAYLRHVLDRIADHPINRIADLLPWNLTIPDHG, encoded by the coding sequence ATGCCCGCTACCGCCGAGCCGCTGCCCACCGACATTGAGACGCTGCGCGCGATCATCGCGGCGCAGGCCGCGGAGTTGGCGGCCGAGCGTCGGTGTCGTGAGGCCAGCGAGGCCGAATTGGCCGCCGCCAAGGCCGGCCTGGTGGCCAAAGCGCTGGAGGTGGAGAAGCTCAAGATCCAGTTGGCTCGGCTGCGGCGCATGCAATTCGGGCGTTCCTCCGAGAAGATCGACCGCGAGATCGACCAGCTCGAACTGGCGCTGGAGGATCTGGAGGCTGCCGCGGCGGCCGAAGGGATGCCGGCCGATCCCGCCGAGCCGCGGGCGCCCTCGGCGGAGAGCCGTGCCCAAGCCGGCCGGCGCAAGCTGCCGGAGCATCTGCCGCGCACCGAGATCGTGCACGCCCCGTTTGAGGCCTGCCCCTCCTGCGGCGGCGCCCTGCGTCCGGTGGGCGAGGATGTCCGCGAGGTTCTGGACTACATCCCGGCGCGTTTCACCGTGATCCGCCACGTCCGCCCGGCGCTGTCGTGCCGGTGCTGCGAGGGCATGGTGCAGGCGCCGATGCCGTCGCTGCCCATCGAGCGCGGCCTGCCCTCGGCCGGGCTGCTGGCGCATGTGCTGATCGCCAAATATTGCGATCACCTGCCGCTCTATCGGCAATCGGCCATCTACGCCCGCGAAGGCGTGGAATTGGAACGCTCGCTGCTGGCCGACTGGGTCGGCAAGGCGGCGGCGCTGATGGCGCCGCTGGCCGAGGCCATTGGCCGGCACGTGCTGGCCGGTTCGGTTCTACACGCGGACGACACGCCGGTGCCGGTGCTCGATCCCGGGCGTGGCACGACCAAGACGGGGCGACTGTGGGTCTATCTGCGCGATGAACGCCCGCACGCCGGACAAGGGCCGCCGGCGGTGCTGTACCGCTATACCCCCGACCGCAAAGGCGAACATCCGCAACGGGAGCTGGCTGGCTTCCGTGGGCACCTGCATGCCGACGGCTATGGCGGGTTCGATGCTCTGTACGAAGCCAAGGGCGGCAAACCGGCCGCTGTCGCCGAAGTGGCCTGTATGGCTCACGTGCGCCGGAAATTCTTCGACGAGCACACCGAAACCGGCTCGCCCCTGGCCGCCGACGCGCTGAAACGGATCGGCAGGCTGTTTGACATCGAACGCCCCCTGACCGGCCAGCCCGCCGAGGACCGCCGCCGGATTCGCCAAGCGGAAGCCCGGCCCGTTCTCGATGAACTGGCCACCTTCCTCGACGCCGCCTTGGTGCGCATCCCCGGCAAGGGCGACCTGGCCAAGGCGATCCGCTACGCCCGCTCGCGCTGGACGGCACTGACGCGCTACGTGGACGACGGCCGGCTGGAGAACTCCAACAACGCCGCCGAACGAGCGATCAGGCCGCTGGCCATCGGAAGACGCAACTGGATGTTCGCCGGTTCCGACGCCGGCGGGGAGCGTGCCGCGGCGATTTATACCATCGTGGAATCCGCCAAACTCAACGGCCTCGATCCCCAGGCCTACCTGCGACATGTGCTCGACCGCATCGCGGATCACCCGATCAACCGAATCGCCGATCTCCTGCCCTGGAACCTCACGATTCCCGACCACGGGTGA